Proteins from a single region of Apium graveolens cultivar Ventura chromosome 7, ASM990537v1, whole genome shotgun sequence:
- the LOC141674575 gene encoding uncharacterized protein LOC141674575 has protein sequence MEIKFLELKQDIMTMGEYEAKFTELSQFVPKFVNTAEKKARRFQLGSEQSLKEKESKKRKIGIQGGGGRTENRSLPSRFVMGVVSQPTRGPEFRKAPGESVGQGGGPFRAIFHSQRHTLIPECQTCGKRHQGLCVHGRAPLKCFRCNQPGHLAPNCPQPGLTYFQCGNICHMKKDCPTLRPQASRMSRAASNRPPAARTFNMTVQDAILNTDVIAVTLFLNSEHANILFDFGATKSFIYQKLAKKLNFNVVPLREVLQVEIVNREIISVNQVHPRCKLKLEKKVFEVDLMPFTLREFDVIMGMDRLSSNGA, from the exons atggagattaagtttctagagctGAAACAGGATATAATGACTATGGGTGAGtacgaggccaagtttactgagttgtcacaATTTGTACCAAAATTTGTGAATACCGCAGagaagaaagcaagaaggtttcagcttg GTAGTGAACAGAGTttgaaagagaaggaaagtaagaaaaggaagataggaaTTCAAGGAGGAGGAGGACGAACCGAAaacaggagccttccgagcaggtttGTCATGGGAGTTGTGTCCCAACCTACGAGAGGCCCTGAATTTAGAAAGGCCCCAggtgagagtgttggccagggtgGCGGACCATTTAGGGCGATATTTCACAGCCAACGCCATACCCTTATACCAGAATGTCAAACATGCGGGAAGAGACACCAGGGACTGTGTGTCCATGGAAGAGCCCCTCTgaagtgcttcagatgcaaccAACCAGGACACCTTGCCCCAAATTGCCCACAGCCAGGATTGACATATTTCCAGTGTGGAAATATATGTCACATGAAGAAAGATTGCCCCACGCTAAGACCTCAGGCCTCAAGAATGAGCAGAGCTGCTTCCAACcggcccccagctgctaggactttcaacatgactgttcaggacgCTATATTGAACACTGATGTGATAGCAGTTACCCTttttttaaattctgaacatgcaaatattttatttgatttcgGAGCGACCAAGTCTTTTATATATCAAAAATTAGCTAAGAAGTTAAATTTTAATGTtgtacccttacgtgaggtattacaagtggaaatagtgAACCGAGAAATCATttctgtaaatcaagtacaccctagaTGCAAGTTGAAACTAGAAAAGAAAGTCTTTGAGGTTGACTTAATGCCATTTACGTTAAGAGAATTTGACGTGATCATGGGAATGGACcggttatccagtaatggagcgtaG